A region of the Channa argus isolate prfri chromosome 3, Channa argus male v1.0, whole genome shotgun sequence genome:
gctttcttttcctctgaaaAAAGCACTGAATGTACTTTTGTTCTGGTGgaattctttctctgcagcgCTGGTTCCTCTTGTTGCTTGTCCGTGTGACCAGGCTTAGCTTCCAGTGCTTGCTGAGATCCAGCAGAAGTCTTATAGGTTCTCAGAGCATTTTCTGTGTCACTGGAAACTGATTTGGTTCCTTCTGTTTCAGCGAGTGAACCTAAACTATTAGCCATCTTACCAATAGAAGCATAACTTCCTCTGGCTTTGTCCTGGCGCTGTGAGGTCTGCTTCAGAACAGGTTTCTCATCTTTGCCAACTTTCTCATATCTGTTGTTGATGGCAGCCGAGTCCAAATTGTTGGCACGTGCATTTGCATTCTCTTGTTCTTCAGGGAATTCTGTCAAACACTCCATGGCTCTTGGGTGCTGGATGCTGAGACTGCTGGACTGCAAATGGGAGCGCTTGAGTGACGGTTCGCTCAGTTTCATTTCGGAATCGGCAGCTAACGTCGTCCTGGTTAGAGGTTCCTGCTTGCCTTGTGTTTGCGGCGTCTTTCGATCGGACGCCATTTTGACATCATAGTGAGAAGCAGAGCGGTGGCCATCACTGCTTTTTTGCTCTCTTTTGTTGCCTTCTTTATTTGGCTCAGTACCTTTGTGAGTAGGCATTTCCAGGCTCCAACCGCTTGCATTTTGTTCTAATTCTGCTGCACCCTGTCTCGTGTCCTGACCGCGCATTGGGGACATATATTTTGGTCTTTCAGCTGAATACATGGATCTTAAGGACTCTTGGCTCTGCCTGAAGTTGACATACTCCTGCAGACTAAGGCGCTTCTGCCTCATTTCCTCGATCCTGGACTTCATCTCCCTTGACCTGTTGTGAATTACCTGCAACTGATACTCATTCAGGCCTGTGTGACTGCTATATGGAGATATCATAGGGGATAATGCTTCATATGATGCATCTACGGGCATTTCGTCCTCATTAAGGTACGCGTCGATCTTCCACCTGTGGAGTGAGGTTTCGGAGTTGAATGGTATCATATTTTGGTGTGCGCCATATCGAGTTTGATGGCGAAGCTGCTGCTTCTGCAACCTGTTGCTTTGATGAATGTCCGCCCCGTTCCTAAGGTTGGATTTAGTCCTCTCAGGAGGAACCGGGGGTCCAATGTCCTTGGTCCCCATCCTCAGTCGAGTCATGGAGTGTAGCTTCTGCAGCTCTCCGCCATAACTGTGTCCCTTCACCATGTTCCCATTGTCCAGACAGTGAGACTGATGCAGCTTGTCCTGCATGCTCTGACCCCTGGTCAAAATGGCAGCATTGTATAACCGATGGTCCTGAGCACTTCTCATGCCGTGCATTGCTCTGGATCTCATGTGAATTTGGTGAAGGGAAAGCTGGCTGGAACTTGCCTTCTGTAACCTCACATTGTCTCTGAGAATCTGGACAGACGCCCTCTCCCGGGACAGAACTGCAGGCACAGTGGATCGAGCGTACAGTCTTCGAAACTCCTCATCGTAAGAGCAAACCAGCTGACCGGTGATCACCAAGACCATACTCAGGTGGATCTTCTCAAATGACC
Encoded here:
- the LOC137123293 gene encoding protein FAM83B-like; protein product: MESNLSCVSSLKEEDIPVYVQPHYKESYRLAIYALLCGGKEAYQEFLQVEQISHFLSEEEIFFILGNAELPVVEDESEARRSPDEISPSTYFPIDSDEEVPDLDLGWPEVSLENTDTSISLLFHPPRQNTPTIKEVVRKQIQEAKQIIAIAMDVFTDVDIFKDLINATLRGVSVYVLLDESQFRSFHIMSHRVGINIQDLKNMRVRTVQGPLYQCQSGMKFHGGLEQKFILVDCYTVLYGTYSYSWSFEKIHLSMVLVITGQLVCSYDEEFRRLYARSTVPAVLSRERASVQILRDNVRLQKASSSQLSLHQIHMRSRAMHGMRSAQDHRLYNAAILTRGQSMQDKLHQSHCLDNGNMVKGHSYGGELQKLHSMTRLRMGTKDIGPPVPPERTKSNLRNGADIHQSNRLQKQQLRHQTRYGAHQNMIPFNSETSLHRWKIDAYLNEDEMPVDASYEALSPMISPYSSHTGLNEYQLQVIHNRSREMKSRIEEMRQKRLSLQEYVNFRQSQESLRSMYSAERPKYMSPMRGQDTRQGAAELEQNASGWSLEMPTHKGTEPNKEGNKREQKSSDGHRSASHYDVKMASDRKTPQTQGKQEPLTRTTLAADSEMKLSEPSLKRSHLQSSSLSIQHPRAMECLTEFPEEQENANARANNLDSAAINNRYEKVGKDEKPVLKQTSQRQDKARGSYASIGKMANSLGSLAETEGTKSVSSDTENALRTYKTSAGSQQALEAKPGHTDKQQEEPALQRKNSTRTKVHSVLFSEEKKASKKEKSLQRKASIRSQSSSGSNQILRADPAQASVNGLPSGSVNSINSSSDTEKHKSAFSRFSSFRSSKRKTNPAAEQDQGLKSPLTSEDVTPSQTKTDRAYSPYEYLLNSNRSASLKRPDSGHADQQTEGGTDKLGRFMQRMGNLITKNK